The DNA sequence gtttttttttatagcctttaattacattatttagaAGTGGTAAAATTGTTACAAAGGAAATTGTGTGACAGAGTTATTATTTCTCATAATTGTACTGTACTTACTCTTTTTGATCCAAATTTATGTCCAAGGCCAGAATTAATGCCTTCGTACATAAGTGtaggtatttttattattttggacaTAATTGGAGTAAAATTGGTCAAtttcattttgaaaataatGTACTTCACTATCCAAAACCTAACAGTACTGGCAAAATATAACAACAGtaataatattcacaataaTAATGGGAAAGTACATAAGtataagtatttttattattttggctaTGGACATCATTGGACTAAAACAGATAGTGCGAAAAAGAAtgtaaaattggttagtttGATTTTCAGAATAATGTACTTCACATATTgttatggtaaaaaaaaatccaaaacctAATAGTAATGGCAAAGTATAACAACCGAAATAATattcacaataatagtaataatgacatacaataataataatcagtTCCACCAAATTCTAAAAACTACCACAAGTCTTACCCTatagtaaattataaaatcaccaacattagtgcaattccaaatcaccTAACAGTAGTATGATGCAAGTATATAACATGACTGACTAAATATAATTTACGACCTAAAACCTAACTTTTGTAACCATTGTACTGaacatagtaaatatataaataaagtaacTTTTGTAACCATTGTAATATACTACTTGTTACTTATGGCCAAATTTCTTTTAGAATGACGTGTTTTCGGGGACTTGCTCTTGCCAGTCCACATGTTTTCGGACCTGGCCTTCGCTGTGCTGAATCGGGGGTCTCGAGGAGACCTTGATGGACTACGTAATGGTATAGTTGTAGATGTTGATGGAAGAACTTTGGTTTTGCTCAATCCAAATTGCTTCTTAACTCCCTCCATTACAGCATGTTTAGCCTTGTTACTCTCGTGGGTGACAATTTTCCCAACACAATCCAGTCTGGCTTCAATAGGATCAAACTGCATTGTACATTAGGAAACCAATTCAGTAATACACATGACAACCAAATCCATAGAAACAAATCCATCAAAAAATAGATTGACAACTCAATTTTCACAATATAAACAGTTAGTTAACTGGATGAAAACTTAAACTAAAGAAATCAACATTACATTACCTCTTCCAATATTTCATTTTCCTCGAACAGTGATTCCATGTACTTCATTACAAACATTCCACAATCGTGGCCATTTTGTTGTTGTGGGTAGTCCTTGCTTGAAGAAATAATTACAAACTCGCTGAAATTCAGGTCTCCTGGCTTGACAGGGGCAAACAATTGGTCCAAAGTCTGGAGctgcaaaaaaattaaaacaatcacAGTTGAGATTAGTGCAATTACACTAATAAAACGGCAAACCGTGTACACACGTGCATACCATCTCTACGCAGGTGCTCCGACGTGACCTCTTATGCATTGCAGAAGACAACGAGTCCCTAATTTCCACTGTTGTATTAACCATGCTCACATTCGCCGCAAACCAGTGCGGAGCACTATCGGTATCCAGTAGGGGTACCACCATCTGCGACAAAGTAAAACAAACAACGTCATTGGAAAATTGAACTACACACATTTGATTCAACACAAAAGTTTCAAGAAAATGCAAATTACAGTGTGACATAAACTCAAATCTGCATCGTAATAAAGAGTGGACCACTCTTGCTCCTTCGCCATCCTCTCCACAGTCATCGTTCTTCCAAGTAACTTGCTCTGCACAATAAGCACACATAATagattacattttaaataaaaacatagaTTTAACAGAGTTTACAGCACAAATACAAAAGATTCATGTCCacttttaaatatcaaatttcatACCGAAATTCTGGTGGGCATAAACCAAGTTCTCTTACTTCCAATGCCGTTGCGCTTCTTCTCTCGAAAATTCATGATTTGAGCAAAGCAATCAATGACCTGACATTTACACAAACAATATCCGTTATGTTGTCATTCATACAATTTGTAAATggcattaactaaaataatgaacTACAAATTTCAAAGCACCCAAATGCCAACTTCTACGTACACTGTTTGATATATCGGTCTCCGGTTTCATGCATTTGAAATACCTCCGCTCGACCTCAACCTTCCCAAAATGGGCTAACACTTCACTGAAATACCAAACAAATAATCAACAACGAAACGAATGTACTAATATCAACTACGTACACAGTAATCATGACACATGAGATTACCTCGGATCATTGGCGCTAGAGAAAATGTAACGGAACAACTCGTACTGTTGATTTGAGTAACCCTTCTTCACAGTGAACGGACCAATCACCTTCCCTCCGCATTCTTTGAATCTTTCGAACGCAGcatcatcaaaatcatcctTCACTGTCTGCTCAACTTCCTCTTTTACAATAGCGGGGAGATCTTCTCCCCAAAAGTTCATAACCTCAAACGAATCATCAGAAACAACCACCTTAGTTGGAACAACGACCTTCTCTTCTGATAGATTAAGTGAAGGGACACTCTCTACATCATCAACATCCTCTTCCAATTGATCCTTCGTCCCTTCACCATCCTTTTCCTCGACACCCACGTCATCCTTCTTCTCGGTCTCCCCGTTGAACGAAAGCGAGCGCTGAACTTTGCTCGTCTCAGGTATCTCCAACACTTCTTTCATAGTCCCCTTCCCAAGGTAAGTGGAGAGTACCTTCGCAATGCTCTTTTGCGCTGCTCACCTTCAAATCAAGCCGAAGACCTCATCTTTCAACTCACACAGCCTTTGTATATTGCGTCATTTGTGGGTTGCCCAACAGCAGCGGATTCAAAACTTGGCAGTAACACATACGTGTTAGTCAACTTCACTGCTTAGTACACCAAAAAAACTAGTTAGCATATCTctcaaataaaattctaacgcATTAGAAAATTGAAGTACTAAATGTACCTTTCCACTTGTGTGACCACCCTGGTCTCGAATCCACTTGTACACTGACTTGCAGTGTTTTGTGGTCCAAAAGTCAATTGGAGCCACAGTTCGGTCCACGTGAGTAGCAGTCCAGTCTACGTGCGTCAAATATACAAGCTGCCACCAAACAAAAGTGCATACATATATTACCACACCAGTACACGAGAGAATAAAATTACTACCATCACAATAATTCGAAAACTTACCTGTAAAAATATCGTGCAACCTGAGACATTTTTGGTGTTCTTCGTCTTGTACCGGTGTAGAGAGCTCATTAGATATCGATATCCCATAGCCGCCcaattcttcttcttaattgACCTTATGTCAACTAAAGAATGCATGTAGCTAGTGCCGACCTCGGTACCATTCTTCTCAAGAAGAACACGCTCCAATACGTACAAGGAGAAACTTAATGAGAAACAGGTAGTCACTGTCGCTGGTTTCCCTGAGCTCATTCTCTAGCAAAGTCAGGGAATACCTATAGTCCTTGGCCTTGAAGAGGACGTCAAACTCAACTGTGTCACGCTCACTTTCGGTTGCCACGGGTTCTCCGCCATCCCGATTCCCATGACATCCTCAAACAGCTTGGAGGATAGTTGGATTGTTCTTCCAAATATCTCCAGCCGAGAAGTGGTTGGATCCACGTGATCGATCAGCCAACTAACTATCTTAGCGTCTATGTACGGGGCATCCTCCCTTAAAAATGTTGAGAAACCGCCATTTCTCACCATTTCTTTTTGAGCCTCGTTGAGCAGTGGGACTATTCTCCCCAAACGCTCGAATGAGCAACGACCAGAAACTTGAACGTCCCCCACACCTTCGTTGTTGTCAATCCCTGGCTCATCAGATAATGTCTCCTTCACCTTCTTCCCTTTCCCTCTACCACCAACCTTGGAGGGGGAAGCCTCGACTTCGTATGCAGCCCAATTGTCAATCTCTTCATCGCTAAGAAGCTTGAATTGCTCCTTAAAACTACGAAGCACCTGCAATATTAAGACTCGATTATTAACAAAAGTACGCTAAatcaaagataaaaaataaaagatccaTAACACAGTCCAAGTCACTCACATCTGCTTTAGGTTTCTCTTTGTGTGCATCAGCATAAGCATAGAAATTGGCTTGGCTGCATCAATTAAATAAAGGAAtggaattataaatattattttcaaaaccaaaaaatattaccACTAAAATAACTGCCACAAATAACTCACTAGTACTTCGCCCAAGCTTCCTTCGGATCCTTCTTCTTTATCTCTGCTGCATCCTTTTTGTCTGCAGCAGCCCCCCTCTTCCGTTTAAATACCATTTTATAAACCTATTACACAagacaaaataacttaaattaacAAACATTCAAAACACTAAAATATTGGAAGACAAAGACTTTGAATAATTCATGCAATTGTCTAACATTTCAGTGTATTCATGACATCCCGACACTTAATTTTCTATATGTGTACAATAACAGGTAAGCATCTCTTCCCATATAACATAATTTCATAATATGTATTACATGGAAACTGTTAAGTACAATGTACCAATATGCCTAAATAATGGATTCTGTAAATTGTTAGttttgttataattctaatttcccaaaaggaaaattcaaataagattaaaattcaattaaaaGCAATGTCAATTTCCCAAAATCGAGTGGGTTGTACCAAACCAACAACTCCCATCGATTTGGAACAAAAAAACCGCAGTACGAGCAGTTCacaaacaattaataaaataaacaagtaataataacaataaaaatcacTCATCTTGTTGCAAAATAGTCTCCCTTTGCTTCCAAGTTATCACATTTTCCTAAGATAATTTACTATTACAATACCATCCCAGCAAAGTCAGTTATACAGTATTCACTTTTAACATACAATGATGCCAACatatgtaatataaaatatagaaaCAATTATATTAAGATTTTATTGTAGGCATCTCAGTGTAGATGCAGAAGGAACATGAAAATATACACTGAGAAGAATAAATAATAAGGATCTACCAcaattttttaaacttattttCTATCCCTTCCACATTTTTTCCCTATACCTAACATAGTCAAAAACTCCATAATTCTTCAAAGGAGAATGCAACTAATGTTTTACTTGCTAACTAGAGTACTTACTAATGTCTTATTACACTTCCTCAAGTATGAACATTAAGCTTTGATGGGGTTGCAAAATGGGACTTCTAAACCTTGTCCACTTCTATATTACTTTACAAAATAGCTTTCTTTTGATACTATTTTATAAGATGAATTCTATCTGCATAAGTGAAAAAATTTCGAAAGGGTTTTAATTTCATAAGGTCTCAAAAATGtacgaaaattttattttctatagtaCAAATatctttacaaaatttaaaacatatatttttttaaattattcttaTCCGAATTTTTAATAGTACTCCTAATTTatctgtgttaagtttttaattcAATACACAACTTGTTTGGTTTGATAATATCTCCTATTTCTATTAGGATATTTAAATTGTATGACATTATGCTCATTACCAATAAGTTTAGTGCCTCTAAAATTGGTACCATACTTAAAAATACTTGATGTTTCATATTTTATCccaaaaacaagaaagaaagcaaaatcAGTTACATAATGATaagatcactaaaacaatatCCAACCTAATATTATAgaacttgtgaattatatttTTGGGGTGTTGCTCAAAAACATATGATACATTTATATCTTTAGTCTTCACCGTACACATAACTGAAAAAGATAACATCTTTTTCTCTAATacaactatttttattttattgggttcagatttttaaattgaaatgagttttgtcATATTGCTCAAAAAATCTCCATTTATCCAATCCCCAAATATTTAAAATCCAACCAAATCAACTAACACATTCCAAAAATACATACATCAAAatacccaaatcaaaacccctAAATTATAGTACAATGCAACTAATTCAATTTAAACAATGCAACTCTTTATTGCATTGTACTCAAT is a window from the Cannabis sativa cultivar Pink pepper isolate KNU-18-1 chromosome 1, ASM2916894v1, whole genome shotgun sequence genome containing:
- the LOC133029940 gene encoding uncharacterized protein LOC133029940, coding for MSSGKPATVTTCFSLSFSLYVLERVLLEKNGTEVGTSYMHSLVDIRSIKKKNWAAMGYRYLMSSLHRYKTKNTKNVSGCTIFLQLVYLTHVDWTATHVDRTVAPIDFWTTKHCKSVYKWIRDQGGHTSGKVLSTYLGKGTMKEVLEIPETSKVQRSLSFNGETEKKDDVGVEEKDGEGTKDQLEEDVDDVESVPSLNLSEEKVVVPTKVVVSDDSFEVMNFWGEDLPAIVKEEVEQTVKDDFDDAAFERFKECGGKVIGPFTVKKGYSNQQYELFRYIFSSANDPSEVLAHFGKVEVERRYFKCMKPETDISNSVIDCFAQIMNFREKKRNGIGSKRTWFMPTRISSKLLGRTMTVERMAKEQEWSTLYYDADLSLCHTMVVPLLDTDSAPHWFAANVSMVNTTVEIRDSLSSAMHKRSRRSTCVEMLQTLDQLFAPVKPGDLNFSEFVIISSSKDYPQQQNGHDCGMFVMKYMESLFEENEILEEFDPIEARLDCVGKIVTHESNKAKHAVMEGVKKQFGLSKTKVLPSTSTTIPLRSPSRSPRDPRFSTAKARSENMWTGKSKSPKTRHSKRNLAISNK